A stretch of Piscirickettsia litoralis DNA encodes these proteins:
- a CDS encoding acyl-CoA thioesterase, which translates to MIYTTSHRILESQIDSTGHLSNVQYYAFFKSAFYEFLNENNFVDLVSPKNLWPIVFHENCSFKKELYFNETIEIKFYFTDLSSKHNKWTAQFIMYDDSMNEVAIYESHHGILDKDTRKISSLPQAAIDLVNRYMK; encoded by the coding sequence ATGATATACACAACATCACATAGAATACTTGAAAGCCAGATTGATTCAACAGGCCACTTAAGCAACGTTCAATATTATGCTTTTTTCAAAAGCGCTTTTTATGAATTTTTAAATGAGAATAATTTTGTAGATTTAGTATCGCCAAAAAACCTATGGCCAATTGTGTTTCATGAAAATTGTTCATTTAAAAAAGAACTTTACTTTAACGAAACAATAGAAATTAAGTTCTATTTCACTGACCTTTCGAGCAAACACAACAAATGGACTGCACAATTTATAATGTATGATGACAGCATGAACGAAGTTGCTATATATGAAAGCCATCATGGCATTTTAGATAAAGACACAAGAAAAATATCATCATTACCACAAGCTGCGATCGACTTGGTTAATCGATATATGAAATGA
- a CDS encoding type II toxin-antitoxin system Phd/YefM family antitoxin: MRIVSATEAKTLFGRTSSTALSEPVIIEKHNRPELVLMSYNEFISLKRMATLSTVDTCQQSIAGDQYAK; this comes from the coding sequence ATGAGAATAGTGTCAGCTACAGAAGCAAAAACTCTGTTTGGAAGAACCTCCTCGACAGCACTAAGTGAGCCAGTTATTATTGAAAAGCACAATAGGCCAGAGCTAGTCCTTATGTCTTACAATGAATTCATTTCTCTAAAGAGAATGGCTACGTTGTCTACTGTTGACACGTGTCAACAGTCTATAGCAGGAGATCAGTATGCCAAATAA
- a CDS encoding ParA family protein: MPNKTLKIISTANQKGGVGKTNLNFNIGCMLAEKGKRVLFIDNDAQGNLTESLLGTKEDLTANTVDLYLNNNVEPTSIRKNIDLIGTNSNLAEIQTSDFEIVFALDHAIEPYKKKYDYIFIDCGPALGHSLLAALMASTHLLIPIEMDGYSASGMEELLQNVNVITSKPRYNPSLKIAGILINKKPSPQTKLSKQMESMMRELYGDLVFKQTISTSTSMKECAMPGIGLPITQYVAKHKKNDKAANKVVREMNCALKELNKRLGIDNKKVIRAKRTVKSRAKGAAA, translated from the coding sequence ATGCCAAATAAAACTTTAAAAATTATATCTACAGCCAACCAAAAAGGTGGCGTAGGTAAAACAAATTTGAATTTTAACATAGGCTGCATGTTAGCTGAAAAAGGCAAAAGGGTTTTATTTATAGATAATGATGCTCAAGGCAACCTAACCGAATCATTGCTTGGCACTAAAGAGGATTTAACAGCAAATACAGTTGACCTATATCTAAATAACAATGTTGAGCCAACGTCGATTAGAAAAAACATAGATTTAATAGGAACGAACTCAAATCTTGCAGAAATACAGACATCAGATTTCGAGATAGTGTTTGCATTAGATCACGCGATCGAACCTTATAAAAAAAAATATGATTACATCTTTATTGACTGCGGCCCCGCGCTTGGACATTCATTGTTAGCGGCATTAATGGCATCAACACACTTATTAATACCTATTGAAATGGATGGATATAGTGCTTCGGGCATGGAAGAATTACTTCAGAATGTAAATGTAATAACAAGCAAACCAAGGTATAACCCTAGTTTAAAGATTGCTGGCATTCTAATAAATAAAAAGCCCTCCCCACAAACAAAGCTATCTAAACAAATGGAATCAATGATGCGAGAACTGTATGGTGATTTGGTGTTTAAACAAACAATATCTACATCCACTTCTATGAAAGAGTGTGCCATGCCAGGAATAGGACTACCAATAACTCAATATGTTGCAAAACACAAGAAAAACGATAAAGCAGCGAATAAAGTAGTAAGAGAAATGAATTGTGCTCTAAAAGAACTAAATAAACGATTAGGAATCGACAATAAAAAAGTTATACGTGCGAAAAGAACAGTGAAATCTCGCGCTAAAGGAGCTGCAGCATGA